One Owenweeksia hongkongensis DSM 17368 genomic region harbors:
- a CDS encoding ATP-binding protein, whose protein sequence is MKEIISIPNAPRTFHALRSLGYDLYSSIADVVDNAITEKVSANRVDIRFEPDASNAIVCRIQDNGGGMTADVLEEAMRLGTETTYEDQDLGKFGMGMKTASLSHCNVLTVISKKSKSSLCGFRWDIDKVEETQKWTLLQLDESDITDLLELESIEIGEQGTLVCWDDVFNIDRDYHSYENGKLARNYFIRLLSRLRLHLGMVYHRFLDGTVATTGTFDIRINGEPISPWDPFLREEEHSNKVVLKPSQEELHIDGYNKAIQIKGWVMPNQQAFSSSEAWTKGKGLLSWNDAQGYYIYRANRIIRFGGWHFTKAKDEHDKLARISIDIDPELDALFRITVNKNRVQFPELLAQHLKTQVNPIVVKQAKTAYNKSGDQKKVNNNFRRKAPQVSKISKGLIQENKITTHTSEVGGKEEVHVSNPRGTWLANKLHEFSKYGKSQDFEIVSDTLEKGRLWKIVCHPGERFKVIVNSNHPFYEKVYRSSTNKAITDALDAFIFSLAFAELYNKSDQNAQLFDTFKSVCANTLERLIEEKVL, encoded by the coding sequence ATGAAAGAAATAATTAGCATTCCTAATGCTCCACGGACTTTTCATGCCCTTCGCAGTTTGGGCTACGATCTTTATTCTTCCATTGCCGATGTGGTCGATAATGCTATAACAGAAAAGGTAAGCGCCAATAGGGTGGATATCCGGTTTGAGCCTGATGCAAGCAATGCAATTGTATGTCGCATTCAGGACAATGGTGGCGGCATGACAGCTGACGTACTGGAGGAAGCAATGCGTCTGGGTACCGAAACCACTTACGAAGATCAAGATTTAGGGAAGTTTGGTATGGGGATGAAAACAGCTTCCCTTAGTCACTGTAATGTATTGACAGTTATTAGTAAAAAAAGCAAATCATCTCTTTGTGGTTTTCGCTGGGATATAGACAAGGTGGAAGAAACACAAAAATGGACATTGTTACAGCTTGATGAAAGTGATATTACCGATTTACTTGAGCTTGAAAGTATAGAAATAGGTGAACAAGGAACTCTTGTTTGCTGGGACGATGTTTTTAACATTGATAGGGATTACCATTCATATGAAAATGGAAAGCTGGCGCGCAACTATTTCATTCGTCTACTTAGCAGGCTGCGTTTGCATTTGGGTATGGTATATCACCGTTTTTTGGATGGAACAGTAGCTACTACAGGTACATTTGATATCCGCATTAATGGAGAGCCCATCAGTCCTTGGGATCCATTTCTTCGCGAAGAAGAACATAGTAATAAAGTAGTGCTTAAGCCTAGCCAAGAAGAATTGCATATAGATGGTTATAACAAAGCAATTCAAATTAAAGGTTGGGTGATGCCTAATCAGCAAGCCTTCTCTTCTTCTGAAGCTTGGACAAAAGGCAAGGGTTTGCTCTCTTGGAACGATGCTCAGGGTTATTATATCTACCGAGCTAACCGCATTATTCGCTTTGGGGGCTGGCACTTTACTAAGGCAAAGGATGAGCATGACAAGCTGGCCCGTATTAGCATAGACATAGACCCAGAACTTGATGCACTTTTTCGCATTACAGTAAATAAGAATAGGGTGCAGTTTCCCGAACTCCTAGCTCAGCACCTGAAAACTCAAGTGAATCCTATAGTGGTAAAGCAGGCCAAGACTGCGTACAACAAATCTGGTGATCAGAAAAAGGTCAATAATAACTTTCGTAGAAAGGCGCCCCAAGTGAGCAAAATCTCAAAAGGGCTGATTCAGGAGAATAAGATCACTACACATACTTCTGAAGTGGGGGGCAAAGAAGAAGTGCATGTGAGTAATCCAAGAGGCACATGGCTGGCCAATAAACTACATGAGTTCAGCAAGTATGGTAAAAGCCAAGATTTTGAAATTGTGTCGGACACTCTCGAAAAAGGCAGACTGTGGAAGATTGTATGTCACCCGGGTGAGCGCTTTAAAGTCATTGTCAATTCCAATCACCCTTTTTATGAAAAAGTATACAGGAGTAGCACTAATAAAGCCATAACTGATGCTTTGGATGCTTTTATTTTTTCGCTAGCCTTTGCTGAGTTATATAACAAATCTGATCAAAATGCCCAACTGTTTGACACTTTCAAGTCTGTTTGTGCAAATACGCTGGAACGACTAATAGAAGAAAAAGTCCTTTGA
- a CDS encoding DNA cytosine methyltransferase: protein MSIPVIDIFAGPGGLGEGFSSLVENDKRVFNIKLSIEKDENAHQTLELRSFTRQFIKGKLPEKYYELLRETSLDKREEKRVSLFNTYPKQTKIAKNEAWLCELGNPKFPSDLIDSRISKALNQSKNWLLIGGPPCQAYSLVGRSRVGGIDAKDHRVYLYKEYLRIIAKHHPSVFVMENVKGLLSAKVGEEKVFDWILRDLTKPGSVFEEHNSPEYKIYSLTKKPDSFDANGNPLYENNTDYLIKSEQYGVPQKRHRVILLGIRKDLDIQPSVLAKVSKEVTLESIIDDLPIIRSGISKSLISSSIVKGRKKHIYEKVENTDENWTKLTKQFKKEIVSWNGFAENPKTSNQPSSFGAEFIKYNTPSETNPLRAWYKDDKLGGVCNHESRSHLVQDLKRYLFAAIYTEHYHRFPRMQDFAEHQKELLPDHASAESGKFNDRFRVQLPNTAATTVTSHISKDGHYFIHYDPAQCRSFTVREAARVQTFPDNYLFCGSRTAQFHQVGNAVPPYLAKQIGNVVHDIFKQIKSLTKD, encoded by the coding sequence ATGTCTATTCCGGTTATAGACATATTTGCTGGTCCGGGAGGTCTGGGTGAAGGTTTTTCTTCTTTGGTTGAAAATGATAAAAGGGTCTTTAATATTAAGCTTTCAATTGAAAAAGATGAAAACGCTCATCAAACATTAGAGCTTAGAAGTTTTACACGGCAATTTATAAAAGGAAAACTACCAGAAAAGTATTACGAACTACTGAGAGAAACAAGCCTTGACAAAAGAGAGGAGAAACGAGTTTCATTATTCAACACATATCCCAAACAAACAAAAATTGCAAAAAATGAAGCATGGCTGTGCGAACTCGGAAATCCAAAATTCCCATCGGATTTAATCGACTCTAGAATATCGAAAGCTTTGAACCAATCCAAAAATTGGCTTCTAATTGGAGGACCGCCTTGTCAAGCTTATTCATTAGTTGGTAGATCAAGAGTTGGCGGTATAGATGCAAAAGATCATCGCGTATATTTATACAAAGAGTATCTCCGAATAATCGCGAAACATCATCCCTCAGTTTTTGTGATGGAGAACGTAAAAGGCTTACTCTCAGCCAAGGTTGGAGAAGAAAAAGTTTTCGATTGGATATTAAGGGATTTAACAAAACCTGGTTCTGTTTTCGAAGAACACAATTCGCCTGAATACAAAATATATTCACTTACAAAGAAGCCCGATTCGTTTGATGCAAACGGGAACCCACTTTATGAAAACAACACGGACTATTTAATAAAGTCAGAACAGTATGGTGTGCCTCAAAAAAGACATCGTGTCATCCTACTAGGGATTAGAAAAGATTTGGATATTCAACCAAGTGTTTTGGCTAAGGTCAGTAAGGAAGTGACTTTAGAATCGATAATTGATGATTTACCAATCATAAGAAGTGGAATAAGTAAGAGTCTTATTTCATCAAGTATTGTCAAGGGTAGAAAAAAACATATCTACGAGAAGGTTGAAAACACAGATGAAAACTGGACAAAGCTGACCAAGCAATTCAAGAAGGAAATCGTAAGCTGGAATGGGTTTGCGGAGAATCCTAAGACTTCCAATCAACCATCATCTTTTGGTGCAGAATTCATTAAGTATAATACCCCATCAGAAACAAACCCGCTTAGAGCTTGGTACAAGGATGATAAGCTTGGTGGGGTTTGCAATCACGAATCTCGTTCTCATCTAGTTCAAGATTTAAAGAGGTACTTGTTTGCTGCAATCTATACAGAGCATTATCACCGCTTCCCTAGAATGCAAGACTTTGCAGAGCATCAAAAAGAACTATTGCCAGATCACGCTTCCGCAGAAAGTGGAAAGTTCAATGACAGATTCAGAGTTCAACTCCCCAACACAGCAGCCACTACAGTTACAAGTCATATTTCAAAGGACGGCCATTATTTTATTCATTATGACCCTGCACAGTGCAGAAGCTTTACAGTGCGCGAAGCAGCTCGAGTGCAGACATTTCCTGATAATTACCTGTTTTGCGGTAGTCGTACGGCTCAATTTCATCAGGTAGGGAACGCTGTGCCGCCTTATTTGGCAAAACAAATTGGGAATGTCGTTCATGACATATTTAAACAAATAAAAAGTCTAACCAAAGATTAA
- a CDS encoding helix-turn-helix domain-containing protein, giving the protein MNSDFEFLLSFGKSLRDRRIKKNLSQEKLAAEAGLHRTYIGALERGEKNVSLLNLKRLADTFGIELHELLNFNA; this is encoded by the coding sequence ATGAATAGCGATTTCGAGTTTTTATTATCATTTGGTAAGTCCTTGCGCGACAGGCGTATTAAGAAAAACCTCTCTCAGGAGAAGCTGGCGGCAGAAGCAGGATTGCACCGAACCTACATTGGTGCATTGGAAAGAGGTGAGAAGAACGTATCACTTCTTAATCTAAAAAGATTGGCTGATACATTCGGTATTGAGCTACATGAACTTCTAAACTTTAATGCTTAA
- a CDS encoding very short patch repair endonuclease, giving the protein MADVHEPEVRSYNMSRIKGKDTKPEMKVRKYLHAQGFRYNLHGKYKGQILPGKPDLVLPKYKTVIFVHGCFWHVHEGCKYFSLPKTRTEWWKDKLYKNKARDEKHQRELEEMGWKVIVIWECEVKDGSYKEKLF; this is encoded by the coding sequence ATGGCAGATGTACACGAACCTGAGGTGCGCTCATACAATATGAGTAGGATAAAGGGTAAGGATACCAAACCTGAAATGAAGGTGAGGAAGTATCTCCATGCTCAGGGCTTCCGCTATAATCTGCATGGAAAGTATAAAGGACAAATTCTACCCGGTAAGCCTGATTTGGTTTTACCCAAATACAAAACAGTAATTTTTGTGCATGGCTGTTTCTGGCATGTTCATGAAGGTTGCAAATACTTCTCCCTACCTAAAACCCGCACTGAATGGTGGAAGGATAAGCTCTATAAAAACAAAGCCCGTGATGAAAAACACCAACGCGAGCTTGAAGAAATGGGGTGGAAGGTTATTGTGATTTGGGAGTGTGAGGTTAAAGATGGGAGTTACAAAGAAAAGCTCTTCTAA
- a CDS encoding GbsR/MarR family transcriptional regulator, giving the protein MQLDEAKNQFIQAWGALGSSWGINRTMSSIHALLIASKDAMTTEEIMDTLKISRGNANMNIRALIEWGLVKREMVAGERKEYFSAGKDVWEIARQIAKERAKRELEPVTKIVADLQTVEDDSEDAKQFKETMANLQDFTSKVNGTLDKFIKSDKNWFYKSLMSLIK; this is encoded by the coding sequence ATGCAATTAGACGAAGCCAAAAATCAATTCATTCAAGCCTGGGGAGCACTGGGCAGCAGCTGGGGGATAAACCGCACCATGTCTTCTATCCACGCTTTGCTTATTGCCAGCAAAGACGCTATGACCACCGAGGAGATAATGGATACGCTAAAGATTTCGCGTGGCAACGCCAACATGAACATTCGTGCTTTGATTGAGTGGGGTTTGGTGAAAAGAGAAATGGTGGCCGGAGAAAGAAAGGAATATTTTTCTGCGGGAAAAGATGTGTGGGAAATAGCACGTCAAATTGCTAAAGAACGTGCCAAGCGCGAGTTGGAGCCGGTAACTAAAATAGTTGCAGATCTACAAACCGTAGAAGATGACAGTGAAGATGCCAAGCAGTTTAAAGAAACAATGGCCAATCTTCAGGACTTTACCTCTAAGGTAAATGGCACTCTGGATAAGTTTATCAAGTCTGACAAAAACTGGTTTTACAAATCATTGATGAGCCTTATAAAATAG
- a CDS encoding ATP-binding protein has product MIHRLITEEFNYLLQHFPAVGIVGARQVGKTTLAKSHFDDRQKFVYLDLERNSDRAKLTDAELFLQSNENKTVILDEIQFMPELFPLLRSLIDDNRRAARFIILGSASPALLRQSSESLAGRIAYLLLRPLNLLEVKTTKTWQETWLLGGFPEPLLKSQNRFASTWQQNFINNYIQRDLPALGLAANPNTSLRLLQMLSSNQGSTLNFSVLARSLGVSMPSVKTYFSYYENAFLVYSLKPWSSNLKKRIVKSPKVFFTDTGMLHHLLGIKNFNSLMGHLAVGHSWEAFVINQLITVLKPDDEYYFYRTQDGAEIDFLVRRNNNWLLAAEIKLSNSPTLTKGTHIAMEDLELKHLFVITPEADNYYIKENIEVIGLLDILERVEQW; this is encoded by the coding sequence ATGATACATCGCTTAATCACAGAAGAGTTTAACTATTTGCTACAGCATTTTCCGGCTGTAGGTATAGTAGGAGCACGTCAAGTAGGCAAAACTACCTTGGCCAAAAGTCACTTTGACGATAGACAAAAATTTGTATATCTCGATCTGGAAAGAAATTCGGATAGAGCCAAGCTTACAGATGCCGAACTGTTCTTACAATCCAATGAAAATAAAACGGTGATTTTAGATGAAATCCAATTTATGCCCGAGCTTTTTCCCTTGCTACGTTCGCTTATTGATGATAATCGCAGGGCTGCTCGGTTTATCATTTTAGGCTCCGCTTCACCTGCCCTGCTCAGGCAAAGTTCTGAAAGTTTAGCTGGGCGCATTGCTTACTTACTCTTGCGCCCTCTTAATTTACTGGAAGTGAAAACCACTAAAACCTGGCAAGAGACGTGGCTTTTGGGTGGGTTTCCTGAGCCTTTACTAAAATCTCAAAACCGTTTTGCCTCCACTTGGCAGCAAAATTTTATCAATAACTATATACAGCGTGATTTACCCGCTCTAGGTCTAGCCGCAAACCCAAATACAAGTTTGCGACTGCTGCAAATGCTGAGCTCTAACCAGGGTTCTACCCTAAATTTTTCCGTGCTAGCAAGATCTTTAGGAGTTAGCATGCCTTCTGTAAAAACATATTTCAGTTACTATGAAAATGCCTTCTTAGTATATAGCCTAAAGCCCTGGTCTAGCAATCTTAAAAAGCGAATTGTAAAGTCGCCTAAAGTATTTTTTACCGATACTGGAATGTTGCATCATTTGTTAGGTATAAAAAATTTTAACAGCCTGATGGGGCATCTCGCAGTAGGACATTCTTGGGAAGCTTTTGTGATAAATCAACTCATTACCGTTTTGAAACCTGATGATGAATACTACTTTTATCGTACTCAGGATGGTGCCGAAATCGATTTTTTGGTAAGGCGAAATAATAATTGGTTGCTTGCTGCCGAGATAAAACTATCCAACTCTCCCACTCTTACCAAAGGCACCCACATTGCTATGGAAGATTTAGAATTAAAGCATCTTTTTGTAATCACTCCTGAAGCTGATAATTACTACATCAAAGAGAATATTGAGGTAATTGGTTTGCTTGATATTTTGGAAAGAGTAGAGCAATGGTAA